One Parasphingorhabdus cellanae genomic region harbors:
- a CDS encoding crotonase/enoyl-CoA hydratase family protein, translating to MDLRSQAVNDVEGDLILDETESLIFQQHGFGQDILQQQFNEIDLRFDKSDEIFWCYMNQKSRPSYTYALGDEIQLVQDWVQTNYGPSAAKAADPLRYFVCGSHTPGIYNLGGDLKHFADCIRRRDLGALKKYARTCVHMQYANSTGFGAPIITMALVQGDALGGGFEHALAFDLLVAEKSARLGLPEILFNLFPGMGAYSYLRQRLSRRETERFILEGKLFTAEELYDMGVVDILAEDGKGEQAIIEYTKENRKRFHAERAVYKARRLANPVTLDELLEITDMWAETALHLEDADVRKMERLANAQQRRMERSLLAV from the coding sequence ATGGATTTGAGAAGCCAAGCCGTAAATGATGTTGAGGGTGATTTGATCCTTGATGAGACGGAATCCTTGATCTTTCAGCAGCACGGTTTCGGCCAGGATATACTCCAGCAGCAATTTAATGAGATCGACTTACGGTTCGACAAATCAGATGAAATATTCTGGTGTTATATGAACCAGAAATCCCGACCCAGTTACACTTATGCTCTGGGTGATGAAATTCAGCTTGTTCAAGACTGGGTTCAGACGAACTATGGACCTAGTGCTGCCAAGGCTGCTGATCCTTTGAGATATTTTGTATGTGGATCACATACTCCCGGCATTTATAATCTCGGCGGGGATTTAAAGCATTTTGCTGATTGCATCAGGCGCCGGGACTTGGGCGCGCTAAAGAAATACGCGCGGACCTGTGTTCATATGCAATATGCAAATAGCACCGGCTTTGGCGCACCGATTATCACTATGGCATTGGTCCAGGGAGATGCATTGGGCGGAGGGTTCGAACATGCTCTGGCATTCGACCTTTTGGTAGCCGAGAAAAGCGCAAGATTGGGGTTGCCCGAGATTTTGTTCAATCTTTTTCCCGGTATGGGCGCTTATAGTTATCTGCGGCAACGGCTTAGCCGTCGGGAGACGGAACGGTTCATATTAGAAGGTAAATTATTCACAGCGGAAGAGCTCTATGACATGGGGGTTGTCGACATTCTCGCCGAAGATGGCAAGGGTGAGCAGGCAATAATCGAATATACCAAGGAAAATCGTAAACGTTTCCATGCGGAACGCGCTGTTTATAAAGCTCGTCGCTTAGCCAATCCGGTAACGCTAGATGAATTGCTAGAGATTACCGATATGTGGGCAGAAACGGCACTGCATCTTGAAGATGCAGATGTACGCAAAATGGAGCGTTTGGCAAACGCTCAGCAACGCCGGATGGAACGTTCGCTTCTGGCAGTTTAA